The sequence GCAGAAATAGGAGACTGACAACGAATCGTTTCCAAACCTTCAAAACTTACATCTACCAAAGGATAGTCGTTTTTATCTTTACTGAAAACCACAAAAGCCCCTTCTTCAATATGTAGATTAATGTTGCTTTGCAAAACAATTGGTCCGGTTAACCACATTCCTCTTGGAACGACAAGTTTACCACCTCCTTTTTTTACCAAAGCATCGATTGCTTTTTTGAAAGCTTCTGTATTTTTTACTTTACCTCCTGCAACACCTCCAAAATCTTTAATGGAAACTGTATTTGCTGGAAAAGAAGTTTCTTTCACCTGCGGCATTTTAAACTCTATTCCTGTGTAAATATCTTTATTTTGAGCATTAATCTGTCCTGAAAACAGCATTACTGCAGCAAGACTGATGATTTTAAACGACTTCTTCATTATATTTATTCTTTAATTTTCTGTTGATGATTTTATCAAACCTAACGGAATTCAAAAAACGTTAGATTTCGTATTTTAAGTTCTCGCAGATTAAACAGATTTTAGCCATTTTAAAATTATCTGTGAAATCAGCAAAATTTGCGAGAGATTAAATTAATTTTTTGTTACTCTGAAATATTCAAAATCTGCGTAGCCACCACGGTTTGCTTTCTGTGTGCTTACAGAATATAAACCTACTTTAGCGCCAATCCATTTTCCTGGTTTTGCCTGAAATGGCTCGCCAACTTTTATGAAATTCTTACCGTTTTCACTGTAACTGAATGTGCAAATTCCGTTCGGTTCGTTGACATTTACTTTTAAATAAGCTTCGTTTGATTTTAATTTTGTTTCAAATAAAACTTTTTCTTCACCACCTTTTTCAGCCTTTTCGGCTTTTCTTAACTGAACATAATATCCGTCAGTTTTATTCGTAATAACAATCGATGCATGATCCATTCCCATTACTAAAAGTCCGGCAGTTTTTCCTTCTTTAGCATCTTCCGGAGTTAATTTAACTTTAGTTGAAGCCACAAAATTCGGAGCTGGAAATTTTTGAGTCAAAAGATTCGGAACATTCCAAAGGTTTTTATCATTTTCACCCATTTTCATGGAGAACAATCTCAGAAATTTCTGTCCTGGAAGTTTTGATGACCAAACGATGTTTTCGTTAGCGCTCCATTGCCATTGTAAACCTAATTTTTCACCATCAAATTCATCAGTTTCCGGTGGAGTAACGATTGGATAAGTTTTACCAACATTAGGTTTTTTATACGTTAAAACCGGTTCGCCAATTCCGTTTTTGTCATTGTCGATTCCCATTACAGGCCAGTCTTTTTCCCATTTCATAGGCTGAAGATGCACGATCCTTCCTCCTGCATCCACATCCTGAAAATGATAGAACCAATCTTCACCTGAAGGTGTATCTACCCACGCTCCTTGATGAGGTCCATTGATTTTTGTTTTTCCCTGCTCAAGAACGATTTTTTCTTCGTAAGGACCGTAAATGTTTTTTGATCTTAAAACCAATTGCCAACCTGTAGCAACGCCACCTGCCGGAGCGAAAATATAGTAATAACCATTTCTTTTGTACATTTTCGGACCTTCAACGGTTGGATGAGCATCATGTCCATCAAAAACGTGAACGCCTTTATCTAAAACTTTTGTTCCGTCAGCATTCATTTTATTGATGGAAAGCAAACTTTTAACTCCTGCGCGGCTTCCAGCCCAACCATGAACTAAGTAAGCATTTCCGTCTTCATCCCAGAAAGGGCAAGAATCGATCAAACCTTTTCCTTCCATTACCAAAACAGGCTCTTCCCACTTTCCCAACGGATCTTTAG is a genomic window of Chryseobacterium scophthalmum containing:
- a CDS encoding glycoside hydrolase family 43 protein; the protein is MTIKFLNILSITAFSIASTYLNAQEKPYVSEVWTADQGKTYKNPILYADYSDPDVTRVGDDYYMTASSFNEAPGLPILHSKDMINWKLVNYALPDVLPAKNFSTPKRGDGVWAPAIRFHKGEFYIYWGDPDFGIYMVKTKDPLGKWEEPVLVMEGKGLIDSCPFWDEDGNAYLVHGWAGSRAGVKSLLSINKMNADGTKVLDKGVHVFDGHDAHPTVEGPKMYKRNGYYYIFAPAGGVATGWQLVLRSKNIYGPYEEKIVLEQGKTKINGPHQGAWVDTPSGEDWFYHFQDVDAGGRIVHLQPMKWEKDWPVMGIDNDKNGIGEPVLTYKKPNVGKTYPIVTPPETDEFDGEKLGLQWQWSANENIVWSSKLPGQKFLRLFSMKMGENDKNLWNVPNLLTQKFPAPNFVASTKVKLTPEDAKEGKTAGLLVMGMDHASIVITNKTDGYYVQLRKAEKAEKGGEEKVLFETKLKSNEAYLKVNVNEPNGICTFSYSENGKNFIKVGEPFQAKPGKWIGAKVGLYSVSTQKANRGGYADFEYFRVTKN